A single genomic interval of Pseudomonadota bacterium harbors:
- a CDS encoding NAD(P)-dependent oxidoreductase — protein sequence MKHIIFGGDGFVGRYLARDLQTLGEEAVICDIRQSELPIYPRAQFVHTDITDLQSLEQAPVGVDDIVYNMAARMLHPIVSRRERKAYFFSVDYQGAANVIDLMSRRGCNKLIQFSTDMVYGFPLVAPPIRPDHPRNPIGEYADSKRVCEDLCMQRRVDGLDVSIFRPRLIIGPGRLGILTNLFRCIEHHLPVPLIGDGSNHYQMISVFDCASAALLSAQKGVVNGEFNLGSKNPPSVRELLGKVIEAAGSRSFLVSTPAGLVKRVLAALDVIGLSLLVPEQYEIADTDFIVDIESTERKLGWVPQYDDATMLMGAYREYQTGSHNRMVEAH from the coding sequence ATGAAACACATCATCTTCGGCGGCGACGGTTTCGTCGGCCGGTATCTCGCTCGGGACCTGCAGACGCTCGGCGAAGAGGCCGTGATCTGCGATATCCGGCAGAGCGAGCTCCCCATCTATCCCAGGGCGCAATTCGTCCACACCGACATCACCGACCTCCAATCCTTGGAACAAGCGCCGGTCGGGGTGGACGACATCGTTTACAACATGGCCGCGCGCATGCTGCACCCCATCGTCTCGCGGCGCGAGCGCAAGGCGTATTTCTTTTCGGTCGACTATCAGGGCGCGGCCAACGTGATCGATCTCATGAGCCGTAGGGGGTGTAACAAGCTCATCCAGTTCAGCACCGACATGGTGTACGGCTTTCCGCTCGTCGCCCCGCCGATCCGCCCCGACCACCCGCGCAATCCCATCGGCGAGTATGCCGACAGCAAGCGCGTGTGCGAGGACCTGTGCATGCAGCGGCGCGTGGACGGCCTCGATGTCTCGATCTTCCGGCCGCGGCTCATCATCGGCCCCGGGCGCCTGGGGATCCTGACCAACCTGTTCCGCTGCATCGAGCACCACCTCCCGGTCCCCCTGATCGGCGACGGCTCCAACCACTATCAGATGATCTCGGTCTTCGACTGCGCAAGCGCGGCGCTTCTATCGGCACAGAAAGGCGTGGTCAACGGGGAATTCAACCTCGGGTCGAAGAACCCACCCTCCGTGCGTGAGCTGCTCGGGAAGGTCATCGAAGCGGCGGGGTCCCGGTCGTTCCTCGTCTCGACCCCCGCGGGGCTCGTCAAGCGCGTGCTCGCGGCGTTGGATGTGATCGGGCTCTCGCTCCTGGTCCCCGAGCAATACGAGATCGCCGATACCGACTTCATCGTGGACATCGAAAGCACCGAGCGCAAGCTCGGTTGGGTCCCGCAATACGACGACGCCACCATGCTGATGGGCGCCTACCGCGAGTACCAGACCGGCTCACACAACCGGATGGTCGAGGCGCACTGA
- the moeB gene encoding molybdopterin-synthase adenylyltransferase MoeB, whose protein sequence is MNNDQLLRYSRHILLPEIDLEGQERLLAATVLIVGLGGLGSAVCLYLAAAGIGHLVLADSDRVDLANLQRQVLYDTGDLGRDKVEVAFARLARLNPDCRITPVLCRLADDELGVLARRCDIVVDASDNFDTRYAINRACLGAGKPLVSGAAVRFEGQVMVLCPGRGPCYACLYPEIADLPERCTDTGVAAPLVGIIGSVQAMEVLKLLTGAGQTLEGRLLRLDALCMVWQAARIARDPGCVVCGEEAARLDRTV, encoded by the coding sequence AGGCCAGGAGCGGCTCCTCGCCGCCACGGTCCTCATCGTCGGCCTCGGCGGGCTCGGCTCGGCGGTCTGCCTGTACCTCGCGGCCGCCGGCATCGGGCACCTCGTTCTGGCCGATTCCGATCGCGTGGACCTCGCGAACCTCCAGCGCCAGGTGCTCTACGACACCGGTGATCTCGGGCGGGACAAGGTCGAGGTGGCCTTTGCACGCCTCGCGAGACTCAACCCGGACTGCCGCATCACCCCCGTCCTCTGCCGCCTCGCGGACGATGAGCTAGGCGTCCTCGCCCGGCGCTGCGACATCGTGGTCGATGCCAGCGACAACTTCGACACCCGCTACGCCATCAATCGGGCCTGTCTTGGCGCCGGGAAGCCGCTGGTCTCCGGCGCCGCCGTTCGCTTCGAAGGCCAGGTCATGGTCCTCTGCCCCGGTCGGGGCCCCTGCTATGCCTGCCTCTATCCCGAGATCGCCGATCTTCCCGAGCGCTGTACCGATACCGGCGTCGCGGCGCCGCTCGTCGGGATCATCGGCAGTGTGCAGGCAATGGAGGTCTTGAAGCTCCTGACCGGCGCCGGACAGACGCTCGAAGGCCGTCTCTTGAGGCTCGACGCCCTCTGCATGGTGTGGCAAGCCGCCCGTATCGCCCGCGATCCGGGTTGTGTGGTGTGTGGCGAGGAGGCCGCGCGACTCGACCGTACGGTTTGA